DNA from Rhipicephalus sanguineus isolate Rsan-2018 chromosome 11, BIME_Rsan_1.4, whole genome shotgun sequence:
GTATGCCCTAAGGCTGTAGTATATACAAGCCCTGTGGATGTGTATTTTAGCTAGTTTTaaacaaagaacaaaagaagCAATATGGTGCAGTTGCAATGGGGATCTGTGACCGCTCCTACCACTTGTCAGTGCCATGTAATCGGCATCAAGTGCATATTTGCTGTCACTTTAGCTTGTGTGTGGAAAGACAAATTTTGTTATTTGTCGTGTTTAGTGTGTAGATCGCCCGAAAGGGTATATATTTGCATGTGAACCTGTCAACATTAACTTTTGCAAGTTTAGAGGAATGGAAAGGTTCCAACCGCAAGCGTTGACTGCCACGTGTTTTGAGGGTATGCAGGCTTTTAAAGTTGTTTTTGTCAATGTGCGAACACAACTTCGACGAGTTATGTTAAAAGTGGTCTACACTGTACTACTTTCTTTCTGACAGCTGCACTGTGAGTGCCCAGTTCACTCTATGCAGCTCAATTAAAATAACCTTGCGTGTGCTCATCTTGAAGCACACCTAGTCAGAGCACCAGAACACTTTGGTATGCCTTCGGGCCATAGCAAGAAGTGATCGAACTTCACCTCTGATTCGACTTCAATGATGACATCACCAGCAGACGGCAGGGACCTCCAACCAATCACTTGAACCGGCGTTCCAGGCGGTGCACTTTGTACCGGCTTCCCCCACTCGTCAAACATGCCACGAACCTTGGAGGAAAACACAGGAAATGCCGCTTCAGTATTGTGCTGCAACtacaacccttacaaaaatttatttagacagtctgtagagtgtctaaacccatttttagacagtctatggacTGTCAACATACATTTTTGTGCGGGAATACAACTGTCTACATTACAGGCACTTATGGCAAAGTTTACCTTTGCCCATGCCAGCCCAGCGACTAGATACGCTCCTTTCCTTAGTGTGCCCCGCTGCACAAGAGCTGTGGACAGCTTCCTGCAAACACAGGTTTGCACAGTCACTCACAAGCACATAACAAAGGCATGCCATAGGAGTACTACATTAGCTTATGCCATAGATTGGCCATTAATTTAAATAATCTAAAATAAAACACTATAACTAAAGCATGCCACAGGAGCACCATGTTAACATAACACGAATGTACAGCGTACAAACACAAAAGTGCCAAAGTTTTGCATGTTACGTGTGCTACTTCAGTGGTTGTCTCAACTAGCAACTCATAACGAAGATCAGCTAAACATTTTCAACATAAGCATGGTGTACAGGgataaaacaaaaaaagttttgtCGCAAGGGGcaatcaatgaatgcgattgcaacatgttgtaatgttatacgaagtaaggctagcagctaagtcATTTGGATACAATCTCGCGTagctctacaaaacactggtgtaagggaataGGGCCACTCTAGGGGGCGAAGTGGCTGCCTGTCGTCTCAACACAAAGTAAGCAATGATAGCATAGCACGTACACGGGTATATGAGCCATCTAGTGATGTCTATCGAGATAGTGCTCGCGACCGCagccttttgatcaaagttcacagttactGCTCGAGCGGCAAAGCACCCCCCTACcagcgccccttcatgctcctttgcCCCACGAAAGATGGGCAGGGCGCTTCCTCTCTGCTTGAAGAGCCAACAGCAGGCCTCGCatgcagggcgatgttatcgcatgcactcttCATGCGATGGAAATGGCTAGTTTGTTTTATCTCCCCTTCAGCCACGTTCATTGCCAGCACTCCCACGCTTTTAGTAATgcgtagaacatacaatgtgcaGGGCCATTTTATcaacttggactttatacggaacacgaCAGCAATGGCAAAGACCTGCCAAGAGTGTCCGttgaattgctatcgcaataaaaccttcAGTGAAGAACAAGCGGCCATTACTGCCATCTACGCACTTGTAAGGGCACGTCCCTGCCTCACCCTCTGTGTTGGTCGGTCATTGATTCGATGACTACACCTTCAACAGGGCCCTTGGGGTCTGCTTTGATCTCCATCAGCTCGGCTTGCGTCAGAATAGTTTCCGTCAGCTTATCCAAATTTGTGCCCTGCATATAGTGCATATGATATGGTcgacagaaatttcgaccacccagcTATGCCTATGAAGGCAAGATGTGGTTGTTGCGGTGCAATTTCCGTGTGTATAACCATTGCCAAAGTGTTATCTGACACGCACTTCAACTGGATGGAACTACAAGAGTGACATATGCAGGAaaacaattctttctttttttctgaatgaGCCACGAACCTTCAGTGCCGAGATGCAGACATACTGTGTGTCCCCACCTTCGTCGTCCATCTGTATTCCGTGAACAATAAGACCTCTCTTGGCATTTtcctgcaaaaagaaaaaaaaagaaacattaattcTCAGGCCTCTTAGACTGCATACAAAGTATCACTCACAATGTCAGCTGTAGGCTTGTCCATCTTGTTTATTGCAACAATTATCGgtactgaaatacaaaaacaacAATCCGTATAAGTGTTGCggaatcgatttttttttttaatttttcagcAAATGACCTTAATGATGCCCTAGGTTATTACATCTTACACAGAATGACCACGGCTCACATTCAATGCAACACACTAATTGAAAATAATGTGCTTTCTTGAGTGGCATTTACTTTGTAAAGTGGATTTCACCTTTACGTAAAAAGTGGCGGTGCTTGCTCAAGAGATAAAAACATGTCATAAAAATTTTGGAAATGCTTCTTACCCAGAGGTGCGTACCTGTAAAGCAGTAGCTTATAAATATGGAAGTATCAACAAGGCATTAGCGCTCAATAAAGCTGTTACTAGCACCTTCACGTAGACATCGAAATAAAGCATCAGGTATCCCAGGACTTGCCATTGGCTTCACGTGCATATCTAATGGATTCAACTGTTTGCTCCATGACTCCATCATCCGCAGCAACAACCAAGACGACGATATCCGTAGCCATGGCTCCTCTTTCACGCATTGCCGAGAAAGCCGCGTGACCAGGTGTGTCCAGGAATGTGATGCGGTCCTTGCCAGGAAGCTTCACTGAAAGTGCAAAGGACATACCATAAAAAAAGTGCAAAGGACAGTGAAAGTGCAAAGGACTTCCATAACTCGGAGGGCTGATCAGAATGTGCTAAAAATATTTGGCCACAATGTGAAATTCGATATTGAAAAACGAAAAAATTTGGCCATGATGGATGCTTCACATTCTTGGGACAGACAATGCCACCATTCTCTTtctaaaaaattattttttttttttagctgagcATTCCAGCAGGTGATACGATTATCCTGGTTGGTACAAACAGACGCTATCTAAGCGTGGTAGTGAACAATACCTGTCACAAATTCGCCCACTTCGGTTGCAAAAATATGGCACGAAAGTTTAACCAGGAAAGTCGTACAGTATTATATCTTGATAGTACAGCGACACTTCGCTAGACAACTCCTCTATGAATTTTCACAGAGTGTAAATCTGCACACAAACATTCAACACAGATGTGTAGCTAAATAAACCTCATTTTGCTCATCTTGACATTGTGTACTTATTAGTTACTGCAAACCTTACCAGTGAAGGCACCGATGTGCTGCGTGATGCCACCGAACTCCTGGTCGACTACGTTGGTATTTCGAAGCGAGTCGAGCAGCGTTGTCTTCCCATGGTCAACGTGTCCCATGATTGTGATGACCGGTGGTCGTGGAACAAGCACACTGGGGTCAGGAGGTGGCCTGGACAATCAGAATCAGAATTAGTTTATTATGATGATTAAAAAGATTACAGAATGTTAAcatgcaggaggaggtcccgaAGTCATACTGCAATAGAACCTCCTTTACAAACTGTGCATAAAAAATAGGTTACAGCAGTTAGTATGCAATATAATTTATCATTACTTAATATGCAATATATACATACCAGCAAATATCAAGCATGAAAGATTTTAAACGGCTCCTTGCACTTAACTTTACTGGTGCCCTCATTTTTCTCTGGAAGCTGTCAGTTTATGTAGTAATCATGATACTGGATGTACATCGGCCACAGACATCACCTATAACATATCCAACATTACTCGCTATAATCCGATCTAGTATCAACTGTAAGGTACTAGGGTTAATGCAATGTTATGCAAGTTCTCTAACGCTGTTACCCCACAGACCAAATGACAACACCGTCGTGCCTACAGTGCACAGCCTATCATGTTCTACATTTTTGCATGTTACCACATCGAACTGCAATTTTGTGCTAACCCGCCGTGGTCACTTAGTCGCTATGGCTTTGCACTGCTAAGCTCAAACTCATGGATTCCATCCTGGTCACGGCAGCCGCATCTCAACGGGGTAAAATGCAAAAATTTTCATTCACTTAGATTTAAGTCCCTCACTACTGCATGTGTCGTAACCATGCTGCAGTTCTGGCACTTAAAACCCAagaattaaatttttttttagctGGCCGGAACCTAAACACAAATTAAGTAGTATTGCATGAAATAAAAGTATTACTGAAGTCTGCTTATAATGCAGCATGGGTTATATTGATGTTTTTAGGTTATTTCTTTTTGGTAACCCGTGAATTTAGAGAGTGGAAAGGAATTCGGAGAGAGATTGCAAATTCAATGAGAAACTAAAAGTGCTGACCTGGCTTACAGGTTGGTATGTTACTAAAAAAATCATCATGAAAGCTCATCTTTAAAGAATTGTAACATGGCTCgtcacctttttctttttccgtttaTAAGTGAATGCTAATTTACATGCAGGTGGTTTggaaataaaagcaaaaatacTCGGTAAAAAGATTAGAATGTGCGGTGTACTAGCATGAAAATAATTTTCTAACCTTCGGACTGCATCCTGAATCTCCTTCTTTGGCGACTGCTGCTCTGGAGGAGCCACGATCTGACCACGAAGGCCAAGTCTCTTGAGGATCAGGAAGAGAATGTCGGTATCATCAATTGCTGGAAAAGAGCGAGGCATGCCAAACAATGATTGAGCGTTGCTAACGGAggtcaagtcaagtttattaaatagttcagttgagttacatggttagcgtattacagcaggaggtcccaaagtttcagagaaactgacaggGGGGCCTCCTGTGGCTACATGAATGGGGTAATTACAAAATATACAGCAATAGTATACAGACATGTGAGTAATAACGAATAAActtgattaacaataaaaatacgatcaatacataacataatggtaatactcactattgaaaaataacatgaaaataacaacataataacatgaaaataacaagAAACACTGACACGCTGCTATGGCAACCATCTCTGGCAACACGCTGCTATGGCAACCTGCATTAGGGCTGCAgtatattcaaataaataaataaataaaatctctCCGACACTAACCACAATCGTCATGGTCGTACTGGCTGGCATTCTCAACAAGCAAGATCGCTTCGTAGATGTCATCTGAAATGAAGCAGAAGGGCGGAATTCAAAGTTATAAGgcttctgtatttttttctcttcaacTGACATGACAGGACACTATGCTGTGAGCAATGTTTTCAACACGGACGTTAAGATACATAGACACACCCgccgcggtgttctagtggttatggcgctcgactgctgacccaaaggtcaaaGGACCGAATCCCAGctgcggtggccacatttcgacggaggagaaatgctagaggctggtgtgcttaggtttaggtacacgttaatgaaccccaggtggttgaaatttccggagcttccCACTagggcatccctcataatcatattgtggttttgggacataaaaccccaacaattattaagagATACGGACACAGCCAATGACTTAGTTTAGCTGCGCCTATGTCCGAGTCCTTTAGGCAACTGTCGAAAATATTGCGTGCAGCGCAGTGTTCCATCACATCACCAGGACAGAAGGGCCCACTACAATGCGACTTATTTGACTGACAATGCACATTCAGTGGTTTCAATTGATGTCTTACCTATCGGCCGTTCTGCTACTTTGGCAAGATCCGCGACAGTGATATTCTTCCAGACTTTGACGACGGGGCTCTTGGGCTTTGTTTTTGATGGAACCTGAAACGAATTCGTAGTGCAGCATAATTACACATCTGATGCAAAGATTTTGGACAATGCACTTTCAGATGAATTCACATgaacacaaagcttgatgaactGGTGGAAAGTCTAATTTGCAGTTCTAACTTGACTAGCGCAATTAGCAGTCCTAATTCTTGATGAACTGGTTTGCATTGCTTGCGTCCCATCTCCTCGCATCCTACCGAAATTTCTTACCTCGTCGTATTTTTAGTTTACGATgaagtgtgtgtgtttgtgcatgtgtttaCTCTTTTACGTTGTTACAGAACTATTGAGAAAATATTCAGTGACAAGATTGGTAAGGGTGTACGAAGGCTAGCAGACCAACTAAGCCACCCCGTTAAAGCCGATAGGATCAATGAAGCATAAAACGACGTTTCTGATAAGGGTGACCACAGAATTCTGGTGAGGCAGCTGGGCAATGTCCTTCTGTAAAGGAACTCTACGAGCACTTGACATGTGCGTAGCCAGCAAAACAGTACAGTGATTGTGCGGGGGTGGTATTCTCGGCAGATCACTTTCGGATatactttcgcgagatttcaTGACACCAGCGAAGGACGCTTTCGGCCATCTAAGGGCCACAGCGGCCTGGCAATCCAGCAGCTGGGAGAAGACAGCGGACCAGAAATGTCGCTCGTAGACGCCGACAAACACGGTGCTGACATCGCGAAAGCGAAAGTATTGCCGAAAGTGATCGCCCTAGAATACCATCCCAGCGCGGTAGAGCAGCGTCTGCGCTGATGAACTGAACAGTGACGTGTAAGTACGGGTCGTGACATTGCGAGCAGCATTAATGACTCTTTGCGACGCCTTAGAGGCGCAAAATCACAAACGACATACGAATGGTTTCTCCATCTTCCTCGCCCATCGCCAGTCAGAAGTGCTGAATAAACGCGATCCGCAGAGCGAGCAGCCATGGCTTGTTCCGCTATGGTCTATATAACCAACAGCCAACGTCCGCGCTGCATCGCTAAGGCTCGAGGACCGCAATCTGCAAGAAAGTTCATTCAATGAATGATTAGCGCACCGCGAAGGTTACCGAGCTAGCTGGAGCAAGCAATCGCGGTGAATTAAGGGACCGCAACAGCAGTAATGCTGCCAAAATATATCTATACAACTTCTCAGTTTCCCACTTTTGCCTTGGAACTACGCAAACGGGACACAAAACTTCCTCGCCAGGCAAAAATACATACCGAAACCTGCGAAGATGCCTCACGGCAATAACTCTCATGGACGCCGCCATTTATTTTTGCCATGCGTGTAATGTCAGCGCAGGCGTAGTTTTATATTACCAAAAATTTCAAAGAAGAACGTTTTGCGGTAGGTTTTGGACTATTCCGCTCGGTTTACGTGCAGATTATTTATGAACATAAATACTGATGTGTTATTATAAACAAATGTGCAGTAATAAGTAATAACGTGTCTGAAAGGTCTTCGAAAGTGCCACAAAAACATGTTGCTGTCTTCACGGCCGACGCGAACGCATGTGCGGATCGCCATGTGGTTTATGTTGTCGTAATGTGGAAACCGCGGGTACCGCGGGTAGCGCTTGGAGCGATGCTTCTTGCTGAACTTTGGTGATGTAAAACCTGTGTACAGATAAGCCAACCTGTATTATGGAGACATCGGACGTCAACGCCTGTTTGGACTCCCTGCACAGCGTTCTAGTCGGTCCCGCAAGTGGTGTGGAAAGCCTTCAGACGAAAATCCGGGTAAATGTGCTCAGACTTTCAGCTTCGTTTTTGCACGCAGGTTATCATGATTCACTTGCGTTCATTTTGTGATTGCTTCCGCACGTTCTTCTACAGTCTGTCATCAATGAAACGGCGAAGCAGCCAAAGCTGAACTTGCCATGGTTACCGCTATCGTCGCTCCTTGTGGACATCTTGGCACATATCGCCGACCAGGTGCGTCAACACGCGCACGCGAAGATATTGCGTTCAGTAGTGCATCTGCAGCGGCATTATATCGTTAATTTTAATTAAACATGCTTGCTTTGGGCGTCGTAATATGATCTAATATATCAAGTACCGGGAATGATGCCGTTTCTACTGAACGTTTGCATAGAACGATGCGTTGAGTGCATTAAAATAGACATTTTCACACTGTTCGTTGCATCCATGCACTGCAGCGGCATAATATCATTAATTTTAACGTGCTTGCTTTGCGCGTTATAAAATGATCTAATATATCAAGTACTGGGAATGCCGTTTCTACTGAGCGTTTGCATAGAACGATATGTTCAGTGCATTAAAATAGACATTTTCACACGTTTCGTTGCATCCAACATTGAGAGATGTAGTAGCCAAAtgagcacacacgcgcacagaTAAATATATACATGCATTGAAGGAAGGGGTTGGGGGAGGGGGTGCTGGCTTTTTACATTGCACATCTTGTGTAAATAGAATCGATGCTCACTAAAACACTTTTTATGCAGGGTGCAAAACCGGACACACTCCTTCTCGCTGGGACGTGCGTCGTGCGCATTCTGTGCCGATTTCTGACACTCGATGCCGCTTCCAATGCCGTGCGGGAACTTCTTACCACACCTTCTCACGAGTCAACTCAGAAGTTGTGCCACAACACACTACTGCCATCACCGAGGTCACCTCCACAGTCTGCAGACACCTTGGAGCGTCCCACTTTTTATCACCTTTGCCTCATGCATGGTGTCCTGAGCGCCGGCCCAGACGCGCATTCTCTCCTAACATGCCAAAGGGACAAAACTGTAATTCCCTTGATCCTAGAAGTCTTGCGCCCCCTTGTCATTCTTGTGCACGATGACAGGATCTCACGGTATCACAGCGTGAGCACTTTGCACCTGTGGTTCAAAACACTGGAACAACTGCTGCGAAAGTCTGAGGCGAGAAACGAGGGCGAAGCATTTCCCGTCAAATCTCTGACGAAGAGCTTATTCACTCCTGAATCGGACGCAACGTCACTCGTCCTCTCTGCAATTGATGCCAACTGGGAGTCATCTGTGAATGGAGTCTCTGACCTTACCAAGAAAATATATCAGTCTTTTCTTAATGTGATACACAGTGAGAACATGACTGAAAACGGTCGTGCAAAGCCAGGGAC
Protein-coding regions in this window:
- the LOC119373667 gene encoding translation initiation factor IF-2, mitochondrial, encoding MAASMRVIAVRHLRRFRLRSSSLSDAARTLAVGYIDHSGTSHGCSLCGSRLFSTSDWRWARKMEKPFVPSKTKPKSPVVKVWKNITVADLAKVAERPIDDIYEAILLVENASQYDHDDCAIDDTDILFLILKRLGLRGQIVAPPEQQSPKKEIQDAVRRPPPDPSVLVPRPPVITIMGHVDHGKTTLLDSLRNTNVVDQEFGGITQHIGAFTVKLPGKDRITFLDTPGHAAFSAMRERGAMATDIVVLVVAADDGVMEQTVESIRYAREANVPIIVAINKMDKPTADIENAKRGLIVHGIQMDDEGGDTQYVCISALKGTNLDKLTETILTQAELMEIKADPKGPVEGVVIESMTDQHRGKLSTALVQRGTLRKGAYLVAGLAWAKVRGMFDEWGKPVQSAPPGTPVQVIGWRSLPSAGDVIIEVESEKRAQQVAHWRESQMQAEKDVEEYKAIQQKVQQHLEQYKAELEQRRAMGIRKKRKRLTNREKEYTVDDTPCLPIVVKGDVDGSVEAVLDLLDTYHSHQKCRLDIIHYGVGPVSESDVELAQPFNGVVYAFHVPVLGAAASLAEEGNLDIRSYNVIYHLVDDIKKELGKRLPLLDVDDVHGEALVQQEFLINDGRKKIPVAGCKCTKGTLRKNALYKVVRNSEVIHSGPLVSMRHLKNEVESIKKDVECGLMFQDPNVRFQHGDILVCYSIKQVPQETDWDPGF